In Accipiter gentilis chromosome 33, bAccGen1.1, whole genome shotgun sequence, the genomic window gcaaaaaaggaggaaacacCCCTCAAAATGGGGGGCAAAGTTGGGGGGGGTTAAAAGGGAGGGAAGAATGGGtgggaggtgtttgggggggtCCCCGCGCCCACCCGAGCCCACCCGCGCCCACACAATGCGCCGccggccgctcccgccgcctGACGGTGCCAAAGTAGTTCCAGCTCCCCCGGCCTCAGcacggcccccccgcccccagcgtaCCCCTCCGCCGGCGGCaagggggggcacggggggggcacgggggggggacaAGCATGTGGGTCCCAGCCTCgctgtggggggtgtgtggggctGGGACCCATAgcctgggcggggggggcacaCGCATGTGGAGGGTCCCTGTCACCCCCCTGCGTGTGGCTGGAGGGAACAAAGggccagggggtgggggggggacaaaggggctgctgggggggctatggggatgCTGTGAGGTTGTCACACTGGGGGGCGCcgggggctgctgtggggctggggatcTATCccactgtggggctgggggggcccacGGGGATCCTCCCTCCCCCGTCAGAGGCTCCCTGGTGCTCACAcgccgtggggctgccccacacctCCCTGTCACCCCCCTTCCCAACCCCCCCATCCGAGGGTGCTCACCACTGTGGGGTCTTCTGGGGTGCAGCAGTCGGGATGGGGGTGTGGGCCCCccattgctggggggggggctacGGGGCCGGCTGGGAGCTATGGGGCAGGCTGACAGATGTGGGCTATGGGGCTCTAGGCTGAGGGACTGGGTATGGACTATGGGGCTCAGGGCTAtagggctgctgtggggcagggctCAGGGGTGGGGCAGGCCAAGCGCTGTGGGGATGGGCtatggggcagggctgtgggctgGCCTGAGGGCTCACAGGCAGGGCCGTGGGGCTGTAGGGCCAGGCTGTGAGACAAGGAGGGCTGTGGGGCAAGGTTATAGGATGGGCTGAGGGCTCTCAGGCAGGGCCATGGGGCCAAGCTATGGGGCAGATCAAGGCCTGTGGGGCAGGGCCGAGTtatggggcagggctgtggggtgggacaAGGGCTCTCGGGCAGGGCTGTGAGGCTGGGCTACAGGGCAGGTCGAGGGCTGTGGGGCCAGGCTGCACAACAGAGCTATAGGGCAGGGCGATTGGGCCAAGCTATGAAGCAGCCCAAGGGCTGAGGGGCCGGGCTGTGTGACAGGGCTGGGGGTCAGGGTTATGGGATGGGCCAAGAACTCTCAGGCAGGGCTGTCGGGCTGGGCCATGGGGCAGCCCAAGGGCTGTGGGGCCGGGCTATGGGGCAGGGTTATGGGCCGTGCCGAGGGCCCCGGGGCTGGGCTGTGGGACCGCCGTGGGTAAGACCTGCAAGCCGGGTGTCCGCTATGACACCGCTCCCCTCAGCGAACGGGCGGGGCCCCCTTCCCTCTTTCCCGCCCTCGCCTCTCTCAGCCAATCAGCGACGAGCTGCCTTCGCGCCCAACGGCGCCGCCACGCGccggctccctcctccctccctccctccctcccccgcccctaCGGCGCACGCGcgtcccccccacacacacatccctTCCCCGCCCCCTCGGCAAAGGCGCGTGCGCCTTCCCCGCTCTCCGCCCACCTCCCCGCTGCGCAGGCGCAGTGGCGCTGGCCGGTCGCAGGCTCGAGCGCCTcgcgctcctcctcctcctcctcctcctcccccccccctatATATAAGGCGCGCTCCCGCGCGCGCGCTCCCTTAGTCCCCTCCGCGCCCCCGCGCCGTGAGGAGTCGCCGCGGCCGCGCTCGTCGCCGCCATGGGGGTGAGTGGGGCcggggccaggccaggccagggggGCTCGTCTTGAGGTGAAGGGGGAGGGGCGGAGCTTTTGAGGCTCCTCTCAGGCGATTTGGGTCCGTCTGAGAggatgggggcggggggcggcttCTATCAGGTGATATAGGGCTTCTGTGAGGGGATTTGCGACCCTCTGAGGGGATTTGAGGGTTCCTGTGAGGAGATTTGGGATGTTTCGTAGCGATTGGGGGCCATCTGAGGATATTAGGGGCTCTTGGGAAGATATTTGCGGCTCTGTGAGGGGACTGGGGGCTCCTGTGAGGAGATTTGGGACCCTCCGAGGGGATTTGGGGCTCTCATGAAGAAATGTGAGACCCTCTGAGGCTCTTGGGGCCTCCTATGAAGAGATTTGGGACCCTCTGAGAGCCTTTCGGACCTTTCATAGCAACTTCAGGCTCCTGCGAGGGAACTTGAGGCTCCCGTGAGGAAATGTGGGACCCTATGAGGGGCTTGGGCCTCTGTGGAAGGGGGTTAAGGAAggcgggagggaggtgggggagtCTCTGAGGGGGTTTGAGGGGGCATTTGGGGCTGTTTAGGGCGACAGGGGGGGTCTCTGAGGTGGGTGTCTTGGGTTTTggggaggcgggggaggagggcaggTGTTTGGGGTGCAGTAGGGTGCATTCAGAGGCCCCAAGGGGTTTAGGGGTCtctggggggggggttgcagggacACTGGGAGATCCCGGAGACCTCACCCCACCTCCCCTCTAACCATGGACCCCAACCGCCAGAAAACCTCCAGGTTTTCTCCCCGAAACGAGCCAAAACTAGAGCTTTTAGGGTCTGCCTCCTAGCCAGCAGCTAGGGAGAAAACACTGCTCCAACCCTCAAAAAGTCCTTAACTACCCCCAGAAATGCCAACAGGTGTATTTTTTTGGGGAGGCTTGTTCTGTCCCGCTCCCAAAACCTCGTGCATCAGCGTTTTTCctgtaaaatactgatttttggcTGTGTTTAACTCAGTTCTAGTGGGGGTGAAGCTCAGGAGTCCCCAGACCCGCTTTTACACCCTGCGGGTCTTTGGGGCTCGCTAGGGATTTGGAGGGATCCCAGCAGGATTGTGGCTCTCCTCTCCTTCGTTGTGGGTTAAAATCACTCATATTTGGGTTATTTCTCGTAGGGGACTCCTAAAATTcaacagaaagaaatgcttgCAAGTGTTAACTTTATGTAGATGCTGCTCGGTGCCACCTCCCTGTTCCAGCCTGTCTTACGAGTGCCAGCTTTGTTAAAACACCAAGATTCTGGGGCAAAACCCCACTAATTTAATTACTCCAGTGCTGATGGCCCGGAGGAGCAGGATGCAGCAAAGCCTTCCTGCTCCCACAGTGACCGGAAGGGTTCAACACATCCCTATGAGTTCAGCaaaatgctggggttttaccCCCAAATCACATTTTTGCAAGGATTTTGTGGCAAACCCTATTCCTCACCTCCAACTTGcttatttttgtctttgtggaatttaattattattaatttctggGCAAAACTGTTTTGCTGTTGGTGGGCGGAGCTTTGGTAGTTGTTAAAATAACTTAGATTTAGtgaaaattcccttttttttttttttgctgctgctcactgtagaggaaatcgagcaaaGCCAAGGAGAAGAAGCAAAAGCGCCTGGAGGAGCGAGCGGCCATGGATGCTGTCTGCGCCAAGGTGGAAGCTGCCAACAAAGTTAGTGTCCACCTCGCTAGCAGGGTGAAAAACAGggtaaaaaccccacaaaactgctgataaacctcccctgccgcagaGCAGGGCCTGGCGGGTGGGAACGAAACTTCCCTACTTGTTTTAACAATGTGCGTTTTGGTTTCTTCCAGCTTGAAGATCCCCTCGAAGCTTTCCCAGTTTTCAAGAAATACGACCGGAACGGGTGAGTGTTGCCCATCGCGGTGTCACCGAAGCCGTTCCCGGTGCCGCCGGCGTATCCCCGGTGCCGACGCCGTTTCCCTCCCGGCATCTCCCGCAGTTTGAACGTCGCCATCGAGTGCAAGCGCGTCTCCGGGCTGGAGCCCACCACCCTGGAGTGGGCCTTCGAGCTGACCAAGGCCAACATGCAGACACTGTGAGTCGCGTTTTGCCGCTGGCAAAGCCGCCCATCAACGTGGCACAACCGCGATGCTGAGATCCCAGCACTGTGCTGGGAGGGCTCACGGGTGCTCCAGCCCCTCGCCGGTCTCTGGTGGGAAACCCTTGCTGGCTGTGATCCCAAATCATTGGCAGGGGGGTGTTTTTTGGGGTCCCAAAATcattggggtgggttttttgtgccCCAAAATCGTggtgcttccccctcccccacaTATTGTGGAGGAGATTTTTGTCCCAAAATTGTAGTGTTGTGGGTTTTGCCCCCCAaaattgttggggtttgggttttgtcccCCAGAGTGGTTTTTCGCTCTCCCCCAAGATTGTTGGGGGTGGTTTTTACCCCCTGAGATCGCTGGGGTTTGGGAATCTTTTGCCCCCCAAATCGctggggtttagggttttttttgcccctcCAAATCATTGTGAAGACTTTGCCTCCCAACCATTGGTGGATTTTGCCCCCAAATCCTTGTTTTTCACCCCAAATGGGCAGGTATGAGCAGAGCGAGTGGGGCTGGAAGGAACGGGAGAAGCGGGAGGAGCTGCGGGATGACCGGGCCTGGTACCTGATTGCCCGCGAGTCTGGCGCCGGCCCTGTTGCCTTCTCCCACTTCCGCTTCGACGTTGAGTGCGGCGATGAGGTCCTCTACTGGTAGGTATCCCCAAAAatggggtaaaaaaaaccccaaaaggatCTCCCCCACTTTATTACATGGTGTGTGGTGGTTTTATCCCTGCAGCTATGAGGTGCAGCTGGAGAGCAGGGTCCGGCGGAGAGGACTGGGCAAGTTCCTCCTACAGATCCTCCAGCTGGTGGCCAACAGGTgacaagcaacagcttttctgggggaaaaacagGCGGTTTTGGGGTTGCCAAACCCTCACTGAGCCCCCGCTCTgtgttttccctccctcccccactcaGCACGCAGATGAAGAAGGTGATGCTGACCGTCTTTAAACACAACCACGGCGCCTACCAGTTCTTCCGAGAAGCGCTCCAGTAAGTGTAAAAAACACCCAAATTTGCTTGGTTTTACCCCATTTTCCAGCCCGGGGcacggggggaggaggaggaggaagggggttTGTCCGTCCGTCTGTAACACGTTGTTCGCACAACTGTCTTTTCAGTGCGCTGGCAACGTGCCGGGGCCGGGCGACGCGGGCAGGCGGGGCAGGGGCAGCCGAGAGAGGTGGGTGCTCGGGTCCCCCCCCTCGGCGCCAGGTCCCAGGGGAGAGCCCCTTTTCTGGGGGGTTTGAACCCCTTTTCCAGGGGGATTTGCCCCTTTTCTGGAGCTTTTTAGCCCTTTTTCGGAGGGTTTTTAGCCCCTTTTCTGGGGGGTTTGAACACCTTTTCTGCAGGATTTGCCCCTTTTCAGGGGGGTTTGAACCCTTTTTTGAGGGGTGTATTTAGCAACTTTTCTGGGGCTTTTTAGCAACTTTTCTAAAGGTTTAGCCCCTTTTCCGGGGGGGTGTTTAAGCCTTTTTTCTGGAggtggtttgtgggtttggttttgggtatTTTTAGCCCCTTTTCTGGaggtggtttgtggttttttttttttttccagcccctTTTCTGGAGTTTTTTTAGCCCATTTTCCAGGGGGGGTTTAACCCCTTTTCCAGCAGTATTTACTCTTCTCTGGGGCGTTTTAGCCCCTTTTCCAAGggtattttccccttttcctgggattttttgccctttttccaGGTGATTTTTTAACCCCTTCCTTTCCAGGGAGTTGTTTGAAAccctttttccagttttttttatcccttttccaggtgattgggggggggggggtatcttCTTTTCTGGGTGGTTTTTAACCCCCCTTTCCGGGCATTTTTGggtgttttaagtattttctggGTGTCAACTCCATTTTCTGGGTGTTTTTAGGGTGTCTTTTAACCTCTGTTCCAGGTTTGAGGGTGGTTTTACCCcctttcatgggtttttttggccCATTTCTCATGGGGGGAGGCATATCTCCCTTTTCCAAGTGTGATTTTTACCTCCTTTTCCAAGTTTTAgtgttgttttcctccttttctgggtgttttggggattttgagccctttttccaagggtttttagtcccttttccaggtgatttttttttttaggccttTCTTTTCcgtttttttaaaacctcttttcttgttagttttttgtttgttttaaaaacctttttctgttttgtttttggttgggtttttttgtttttgtttaaaaaaaaaaatcttttctgtggggtttttggtgtgtttcttttttttttctttcgtctCTTTTGTGGGTGGTTTCCTTTACCctttttctggttgttttaaCCCCCTTTTCCAGGTGTTTTTAACCTGTTTTCCATGTATCCCATTCCCCGCTCtgttttctgggtgttttttttaatgtattcccCAAGTATTTTTAGGTGGGTTTAATCCCTTTTTTGGGTATTTTTAGAGTGTTTTCACCCTGTTttctgggtgttttgtttttttcagcccTTCCCCAGGTGTTTTTAACcccttttctgtctgtttttagGGTGGTTTTACCCTTTTCTGGGtgttttccccctccccattccagccattccccgcccccccatcacctccctcccctccctctccctgtaTCTTTGGCCAGCCAGGGAGGGTGACACAGGGGGGGTCAGGGtgacacggggggggggagggggtcgaGGTGACACAGGGGGTGGTCTGGGTGACacggggggggggtcggggtgacgccgtgcccccccccaggTTCGAGGTGGACGCCGCCTCCCCCAGCGTCTCCGGCTGTTGCGGGGACGATTCCTCCTACGAGATCCTCAGCCGTCGCACCAAGTTCGGGGAGAgtcacccccaccccggggggggaCACTGCGGGGGCTGCTGTCACTGAGCCCCTCCCCCACCGCTTTCTGTACCCAAATCTCAAGGTTTTGCCCCCAAAACACCTCCTCACCTCGGGGACAGGTACCCAACCTGGTTGTAACCCCCGCCTCCGGTCACCAAATGGgtgatggggggcgggggggaggacaTGACACAcatacccccccacaccccatccccctcctggggtggggggggctcatTGGGGGACTGGGGGAGGGGCAATGGTTCATTTTGGGGCTGGAAGGGGAGGTTTGCCCATTTTGGTTGTTTCTGGTGCCTCGCGGGGGTCGAggccccttcccccccaccccctgttttttttttgtttgtttggggtttttttcagcgaTTTTGTTTGTAtgtaacaaataaataataataaaaatttaatttggcctcggggtgggagaggggcaggatgcTTCCCAGTTACCCCCAGTTACTTACTGGGGCAATAGCGGGCCGCCGCCCCCCTGGGGAGGGTGGAGCCTGAGCGCGGGAGGTGTGGCCTCGGTGCAAGAGGGGCGGGGTCTGGGCACGGGGCAAATACTGTTTGGGGGCGGGGCCTGGGCGCAGGGGGCGGTAGGGGTGTGAGATGGGGCGGGGCTCGTGGGCGGGGCTTGGACACGGGCGAGGTTTGGGCTCGGGGGCGGGGCGTTGCGTGCAGGGAGCAGGTGTGGGTCTGTaaagggggtggtggtgtctgtCCCCGCCTACCTCCTTCCGCCGGTAGTGACGTGCCCCACTATTTCCGCTTCCGCCGCCGCCATGCAGATCGCCGCCCGCTTGGCTCGTTCCCTCCTGCGCtccgcggcccggcccggtccggctcATCGCGGCATCATCTCGGGGCCGCCGGAGCAGCCGGTGGGGCCTGGGGTGAGCGCGGGGACTGTTCGGGGACAGGGCGGGAACCGGGACGGTGGGTGAGTGACCTTGGCGGGGTGGGGGTGGACGGATCCCGGAGCTGACGGCGCTGTGCCTGCAGGAGAGTGTGGTGGCTTTCGTCGTCATGTTTGCCTCCTGCCTGGGCCCGGCCGCCTGGGTGCTCGCCCACCTCGAGGACTACAAGAAGGGAGAGTGACACCCCCTTCGGGACCACCCACCGCCGGGACCACCCAGCAACGGGACCACCCACCGCGGGGACCACCGGGGGCGCCGGACCGGGACACGCACACACCCCGCCCCCTTCTGCCGCCGATGGGACCCTCCCGACCGCCCCCCCTTCCCAATAAAAGCCGTTGACGCTGATCCCGGTTCTGTTCCTCACtgccggacgcctgggtccctccaacggggtggggggggggcttggaggaggggggggtgtctcgACCTGGGGAGGTGGGCTGTGAGGTCATCTGATGGCGTCACGGTGAGGTCACCGGACGGGGAGGGGGCTGGGTAGAGGTGGGAGACCCCGTTGCTAAGGGTGATGGCGGTTGCCAAGGGCGTGGCCTCGTTGCTAGGGGAGGGGCTGGTTGCCAGGGGCGGAGCCTGTAGCTAAGGGCGGAGCCGCTCGGCTACCGGGCCACTTCCAAGGGGTGGGGTCGTTGTACTCCCTGGTGGTCGCTAGGGGCGGGACCTGTCGCTGGGGGCGGAGCCTCTCTCTAGGGGCGGGGCCATTCTCCCTGGTGGTCGCTGGGGGCGGAGCCTGTCGCTAGGGCTCTTCCAGAGTGCAACTTCCGGAGGATTGACCGGCACTTCCGGTTCCTTGGAAGACTGCCGACCCATAGAGTTCGACTTCCGGAGGACTGAGGGGCCCGTGACGCTCtcgggggagggaagagaggacgTGGCAGTGACGTCAGCGCGGCCGGTGGATCCCGGCAGCGGCGCCCGGCCCGACCCGAATCCCGGT contains:
- the NAA40 gene encoding N-alpha-acetyltransferase 40 isoform X2; its protein translation is MGRKSSKAKEKKQKRLEERAAMDAVCAKVEAANKLEDPLEAFPVFKKYDRNGLNVAIECKRVSGLEPTTLEWAFELTKANMQTLYEQSEWGWKEREKREELRDDRAWYLIARESGAGPVAFSHFRFDVECGDEVLYCYEVQLESRVRRRGLGKFLLQILQLVANSTQMKKVMLTVFKHNHGAYQFFREALQFEVDAASPSVSGCCGDDSSYEILSRRTKFGESHPHPGGGHCGGCCH
- the NAA40 gene encoding N-alpha-acetyltransferase 40 isoform X1 produces the protein MGRKSSKAKEKKQKRLEERAAMDAVCAKVEAANKLEDPLEAFPVFKKYDRNGLNVAIECKRVSGLEPTTLEWAFELTKANMQTLYEQSEWGWKEREKREELRDDRAWYLIARESGAGPVAFSHFRFDVECGDEVLYCYEVQLESRVRRRGLGKFLLQILQLVANSTQMKKVMLTVFKHNHGAYQFFREALHALATCRGRATRAGGAGAAERGSRWTPPPPASPAVAGTIPPTRSSAVAPSSGRVTPTPGGDTAGAAVTEPLPHRFLYPNLKVLPPKHLLTSGTGTQPGCNPRLRSPNG
- the LOC126034211 gene encoding basic proline-rich protein-like; its protein translation is MVHFGAGRGGGGRGVRWGGARGRGLDTGEVWARGRGVACREQVWVCKGGGGVCPRLPPSAGSDVPHYFRFRRRHADRRPLGSFPPALRGPARSGSSRHHLGAAGAAGGAWGECGGFRRHVCLLPGPGRLGARPPRGLQEGRVTPPSGPPTAGTTQQRDHPPRGPPGAPDRDTHTPRPLLPPMGPSRPPPLPNKSR